A portion of the Sus scrofa isolate TJ Tabasco breed Duroc chromosome 5, Sscrofa11.1, whole genome shotgun sequence genome contains these proteins:
- the LOC100621844 gene encoding keratin, type II microfibrillar, component 7C-like — translation MSCLSSRLGAPFGVRSFSCASACGPRPGRCCISAAPYRGISCYRGLTGGFGSRSVGGGFRAGSYGRSFGYRSGGVVRPSPPCITTVSINECLLTPLNLEIDPNAQCVKQEEKEQIKFLNNRFAAFIDKVRFLEQQNKLLETKLQFYQNRQCCESNLEPLFNGYIETLRREAELVEADSGRLASELNHVQEVLEGYKKKYEEEVALRATAENEFVALKKDVDCAYVQKSDLEANVEALTQEIDFLRRLYEEELRVLHAHISDTSVIVKMDNSRDLDMNNIVAEIKAQYDDIASRSRAEAESWYRSKCEEIKATVVRHGETLRRTKEEINELNRMIQRLTAEIENAKCQNSKLEAAVAEAEQQGQVALNDAKCKLAELEAALQKAKQDMACLIKEYQEVLNSKLGLDIEIATYRRLLEGEEQRLCEGVGAVNVCVSSSRGGVVCGDLCVSGSRPVTGSVCSAPCSGNVAVSTGLCAPCGQTSCSRSVRLA, via the exons ATGTCCTGCCTCTCCTCCCGCCTCGGCGCCCCCTTCGGGGTCCGATCCTTCAGCTGCGCCTCAGCCTGCGGGCCCCGGCCCGGCCGCTGCTGCATCTCGGCCGCCCCCTACCGGGGCATCTCCTGCTACCGCGGCCTCACGGGGGGCTTTGGCAGCCGCAGCGTCGGCGGAGGCTTCCGCGCTGGCTCCTATGGCCGCAGCTTCGGGTACCGCTCTGGCGGCGTGGTCCGTCCCAGCCCGCCCTGCATCACCACCGTGTCCATCAACGAGTGCCTCCTCACGCCCCTCAACCTGGAGATCGACCCCAACGCCCAGTGTGTGAAGCAAGAGGAGAAGGAGCAGATCAAGTTTCTCAACAACAGGTTCGCCGCCTTCATTGACAAG GTGCGCTTCCTGGAGCAGCAGAACAAGCTGCTGGAGACCAAGCTGCAGTTCTACCAGAACCGCCAGTGCTGCGAGAGCAACCTGGAGCCGCTCTTCAATGGCTACATCGAGACGCTGAGGCGGGAGGCCGAGCTCGTGGAGGCCGACAGCGGGAGGCTGGCCTCCGAGCTCAACCACGTGCAGGAGGTGCTGGAGGGCTACAAGAAGAA GTATGAAGAGGAGGTGGCACTAAGGGCCACCGCCGAGAATGAATTTGTGGCTCTGAAGAAG GATGTGGACTGCGCCTACGTGCAGAAATCAGACCTGGAGGCCAACGTGGAGGCCCTGACCCAGGAGATCGACTTCCTGCGGCGACTGTATGAGGAG gagctcCGAGTCCTCCACGCTCACATCTCAGACACCTCCGTCATCGTCAAGATGGACAACAGCCGGGACCTGGACATGAACAACATTGTCGCCGAGATCAAGGCTCAGTACGATGACATTGCCAGCCGCAGCCGGGCCGAGGCTGAGTCCTGGTACCGCAGCAAG TGTGAGGAGATCAAGGCCACGGTGGTCCGGCACGGAGAGACCCTGCGCCGCACCAAGGAGGAGATCAATGAGCTGAACCGCATGATCCAGAGGCTGACGGCCGAGATCGAGAATGCCAAGTGCCAG AACTCCAAGCTGGAGGCTGCCGTGGCTGAAGCTGAGCAGCAGGGCCAGGTGGCCCTCAACGATGCCAAGTGCAAGCTGGCGGAGCTGGAGGCCGCCCTGCAGAAGGCCAAGCAGGACATGGCCTGCCTGATCAAGGAGTATCAGGAGGTGCTGAACTCCAAGCTGGGCCTGGACATCGAGATCGCCACCTACCGGCGCCTGCTGGAGGGCGAGGAGCAGAG GTTGTGTGAGGGCGTTGGCGCTGTGAATGTCT GTGTCAGCAGCTCCCGGGGCGGGGTCGTGTGCGGGGACCTCTGCGTGTCCGGCTCCCGGCCCGTGACGGGCAGCGTCTGTAGCGCCCCCTGCAGCGGGAACGTGGCAGTGAGCACCGGCCTGTGCGCTCCCTGCGGCCAGACCAGCTGCAGCCGCTCAGTGCGGTTAGCGTAG
- the LOC100621639 gene encoding keratin, type II cuticular Hb6-like has protein sequence MLSHERGEMNEKFPKPIKVTRSPLRVARRAAQVSGLIKGTGSEGEVRLLLSFLWLHLLQPRITMTCGSSCLSSRSGVCKSSSCVTTQRFSCTSASGPRPGRCCITAAPYRGVSCYRGLTGGFGSRSVSGGFGAGSSGRSFGYRSGGVVRPSPPCITTVSINESLLAPLNLEIDHNAQSVKQEEKEQIKILNSRFAAFIDKVRFLEQQNKLLETKLQFFQNRKCCESNLEPLFNGYIETLRREAERVEADRGRLASELNHVHEVLEGYKKKYEEEVALRTTAENEFVRIKQEVNSLSVQKADLKANAQSLAEEVGFLKTLYEEEIRVLQAHISDTLVIVKMDNSRDLNMDSIIAEIKAHYDDIASRSRAEAESWYRTKYEEIKATVVQHGETLRRTKEEINELNRVIQRLTAEIENAKRQNSKLEAAVSQAEQQGQAALNDARYKLTELEAALQKAKQDMAFLLKEYQEVMSSKLALDIEIATYRRLLEGEEQRLCEGVGAVNISVSSSRGGVVCEDLSATRTCGIRSRGIAACGSSSKKC, from the exons ATGTTATCCCATGAGAGaggagaaatgaatgagaaattcCCCAAGCCCATAAAGGTGACAAGAAGCCCACTCCGCGTGGCAAGGCGGGCAGCCCAGGTGTCTGGGCTTATAAAAGGGACGGGCAGTGAGGGAGAAGTCAGActgcttctctccttcctctggctTCATCTCCTCCAGCCCAGAATCACCATGACCTGTGGATCGTCTTGCCTTAGCTCCCGTAGTGGAGTCTGCAAATCCAGCTCCTGTGTGACCACTCAGAGATTCAGCTGCACCTCAGCTTCTGGGCCCCGGCCGGGCCGCTGCTGCATCACGGCTGCCCCCTACCGAGGCGTCTCCTGCTACCGCGGCCTCACTGGGGGCTTTGGCAGCCGCAGCGTCAGCGGAGGCTTCGGTGCTGGCTCCAGTGGCCGCAGCTTCGGGTACCGCTCGGGTGGCGTGGTCCGTCCCAGCCCGCCCTGCATCACCACCGTGTCCATCAACGAGAGCCTCCTCGCGCCCCTCAACCTGGAGATCGACCACAATGCCCAGTCCGTGAAGCAAGAGGAGAAGGAGCAGATCAAAATTCTCAACAGCAGGTTCGCCGCCTTCATTGACAAG GTGCGCTTCCTGGAGCAGCAGAACAAGCTGCTGGAGACCAAGCTGCAGTTCTTCCAGAACCGCAAGTGCTGTGAGAGCAACCTGGAGCCACTGTTCAATGGCTACATTGAGACGCTGAGGCGGGAGGCCGAGCGCGTGGAGGCCGACCGTGGGAGGCTGGCCTCCGAACTCAACCACGTGCACGAGGTGCTGGAGGGCTACAAGAAGAA GTATGAAGAGGAGGTGGCCCTGAGGACCACGGCGGAGAATGAGTTTGTCAGAATCAAGCAG GAGGTTAACAGTCTCAGCGTGCAGAAGGCAGATCTGAAGGCCAACGCTCAGAGCCTGGCGGAGGAGGTGGGCTTCCTGAAGACCCTCTATGAGGAG GAGATCAGAGTCCTTCAAGCCCACATCTCAGATACTTTGGTCATTGTCAAGATGGACAACAGCCGGGACCTGAACATGGACTCTATCATTGCTGAGATCAAGGCTCACTATGATGACATTGCCAGCCGTAGTCGGGCTGAGGCTGAGAGCTGGTACCGCACCAAG TATGAGGAGATCAAGGCCACAGTGGTCCAGCACGGGGAGACCCTGCGCCGCACCAAGGAGGAGATCAATGAGCTGAACCGCGTGATCCAGAGGCTGACAGCCGAGATCGAGAATGCCAAGCGCCAG AACTCCAAGCTGGAGGCTGCTGTGTCCCAGGCTGAGCAGCAGGGCCAGGCGGCCCTCAATGATGCCCGCTACAAGCTGACTGAGCTGGAGGCGGCCCTGCAGAAGGCCAAGCAGGACATGGCCTTCCTGCTCAAGGAGTACCAGGAGGTGATGAGTTCCAAGCTGGCTCTGGACATCGAGATTGCCACCTACCGGCGCCTGCTGGAGGGCGAGGAGCAGAG GCTGTGTGAAGGCGTCGGCGCTGTGAACATCA GTGTGAGCAGCTCCAGGGGTGGAGTCGTCTGTGAGGACCTCTCAGCTACTCGTACCTGTGGCATCAGGTCCCGTGGAATAGCAGCCTGTGGCAGCAGCTCTAAGAAGTGTTAA